GGAGCCGGCTCTCGATCGTTGGGCCTTTCGGCGGATCAGCCCACGCGTTCGTCTTGCCGAACGAGAGGATGTGCGCCAGCGGCCCGAGGCCTCCCTGACGGACACGGCCGATCACCTCATCGTTGGCCGGGTCGAGCGGGAGCTGGTAGTCCACGAGGAAGCAGCGGTTTTTACGGGTTGCCTCCGCGGCAGCCGTGCCGATGGCCAGCGTGCCGGGCACGTCCACGGCCACCGGTTTGGCGATATATACGTGGCAGCCGGCATCCACGGCGGCCTTCGCCTGCTCGTGGTAGAAGCAGGGCACGTCCAGGATCGCCAGCGCCTCGACGCCGCTCTCGAGCACCTTCTTGTAACCCGAGAGGCCCGAGAAGCGGCGCGCCTTGTCTACGCCGTACTTCTCGCCAAGTTTGTCCGACACCTCGGGGAAGTAGTCCGCCACGGCGTGGATCTTGTATCCCCCGTGCTTCTTCATCCGGTCGCCGATGAAGTTGCCGCGGTGGCCGCCGCCGATGATGCCGATCTTGATGACGTCGCCGGCGGCGGCATGGGCCACGCGGTCGAGCGTCAGCGCGCCGACCGCTGCGCCGCCGACCGCCGTCGCCGACGCCCTGAGGAAGTTCCTCCGCGAGGTCCGCTTTTCGGAAGATGATTCGCGCGATTCGATCATGGCTTCTGCCTCCGTTCGTAGTAACCGTTCAGGCCCTTTTGGGGTCTCGGATGCTCTGCAAGCCGGGCAACGCATCCGGCGTGGAACATCCAAACTTAATCTTAGGGTGCAACATTCCGCCCTCGGAGCCGTTGTGTCAAGCACGTATTCCAGAAATTGTGCCTCGGCCGCGGCGCCTGTGTTTGCAGCGGGTGGCACGGCCACGCGGCGCTTGCGTGACCGTGCAAGGTCGGCGGCGCACACGGTCACCCACCATCGGGTGGCCGTGCCACCCTATCCAGGACTGACGCATGACCGCGTGCGGGCGAATCGCCTTGCAGTCCGCCCGCCGGCATCCTACATTACGCTTCAGGCCAAGCGGGTCGTCGGCCCGAGAGGAGAGCGCACGATGGCCAAGGACATGGAAAAACTCTACGCCGAACGCCTCAAGCGATACGTCACGGCGATGCGGAACGAGAAGCCCGACCGGGTGCCCATCCGGCCCTTTGTGGCCGAGTTCGTGGCCACCTACGCCGGCTACACCTGCCAGCAGGTCACGCAGGACTACGAAATGGCGTTTGCGGCCACCCGCAAGTGCGCCGCCGATTTCGACTGGGACGCCGTCGTGCCCAACATGGTCTATGGGTGGTCGGGCCTGACGCAGGCCATCGGCCTGAAATACTACGCTGTGCCGGGCGTCGACCTCTCGGTCAATACGGGCTTTCAGTACAAGGAGCCGTCGGAGGAAGACGCCTTCATGAAGGTTGACGAGTACGACGCCCTCATCGCCGACCCGACGGGCTTCCTCTTCAACGTCTGGCTGCCGCGCGTCTCGACCGACGTGCGGGCCCCCGGCGAGCCCAACACTTTCCGCAACAACCTCTCGTTCCTGAAGGGCGGGATGGCCATGCTCCAGTACTTCATGGCGTTCGGCACGCAGGTGGCGCGGCTGCGGCAGGAGTCGGGGACGGTTTCGGCCATCGCGGGCATGTTCAAGTCGCCGCTCGACATCCTGGCCGATAAGTTGCGCGGCTACATCAACCTGTGCTGGGACCTCATGGAGCGCCCGAAGAAGGTGCGGGCGGCCTGCGAGGCCCTGGCGCCGCACCTGACGCACCTGGCGGTCACCAGCGCCGACCCCACGAAGAACCTGCCTCTGGGGTTCTGGATGCACCGGACCTGCACG
This genomic window from Planctomycetota bacterium contains:
- a CDS encoding Gfo/Idh/MocA family oxidoreductase, whose product is MIESRESSSEKRTSRRNFLRASATAVGGAAVGALTLDRVAHAAAGDVIKIGIIGGGHRGNFIGDRMKKHGGYKIHAVADYFPEVSDKLGEKYGVDKARRFSGLSGYKKVLESGVEALAILDVPCFYHEQAKAAVDAGCHVYIAKPVAVDVPGTLAIGTAAAEATRKNRCFLVDYQLPLDPANDEVIGRVRQGGLGPLAHILSFGKTNAWADPPKGPTIESRLQHVIWLSDIALSGDTIVSYDIHIIDGLMALLGKRAVSASGASRICRPEPHGDRVDACGVVFELDDGTLWTHVTQSLNNNADFSDMSASVFGLSATAHLGYGGKVYVRGGEKHFVGDVSGSIYNDGAERNVADFHRNITEGRFENTTAKRAVDGHLTAILGREAAARRRYLTMDELLKENKRLEVDLAGLKA